One stretch of Oryzias latipes chromosome 7, ASM223467v1 DNA includes these proteins:
- the LOC101171079 gene encoding U8 snoRNA-decapping enzyme-like, whose translation MASGQLSREEALACSGCRHACHVMLYADTTSKLFGRTPIRHIVLMQMRFDGLLGFPGGLVNPAEESLEAGLSRELLEELGLEIPITEEDYVETCYAPALSWTAKSKLILHFYVKKMEEEQIKEVERAAASTAVDHGLEVMGMVRVPLFRTNHDGGLSFFLSHSFIGNARSQLINSLLRLHLISPQNLAKALRKSLGMHATTREDLRAALAFAERSTAAGAQP comes from the exons ATGGCGAGTGGACAGCTGTCGAGGGAGGAGGCCCTGGCGTGCTCGGGCTGCAGGCATGCGTGCCATGTGATGCTGTATGCCGACACAACATCCAAGCTGTTTGGGAGAACTCCCATCAGACACATCGTTCTG ATGCAGATGCGCTTTGACGGTCTGCTGGGTTTCCCTGGCGG TCTGGTTAACCCGGCAGAGGAGAGTCTGGAGGCGGGgctgagcagggagctgctggAGGAGCTAGGCCTGGAGATACCCATAACTGAGGAGGACTATGTGGAAACCTGCTACGCTCCCGCGCTGTCCTGGACCGCCAAATCAAAGCTGATCCTTCACTTCTACGTGAAGAagatggaggaggagcagaTCAAGGAGGTGGAGAGGGCAGCTGCATCCACCGCGGTGGATCACGGGCTGGAG GTCATGGGGATGGTCAGAGTTCCGCTCTTCAGAACCAACCATGACGGCGGTCTCTCGTTCTTTCTGTCCCACTCCTTCATCGGCAACGCTCGCTCCCAGCTGATCAACTCTCTGCTGCGCCTCCACCTCATCTCCCCACAGAACCTGGCGAAAGCGCTCAGAAAGTCACTGGGGATGCACGCCACAACCAGGGAGGATCTGCGGGCGGCCCTCGCGTTTGCAGAGCGCAGCACGGCCGCTGGTGCACAGCCCTGA